One part of the Alligator mississippiensis isolate rAllMis1 chromosome 3, rAllMis1, whole genome shotgun sequence genome encodes these proteins:
- the SNAPC3 gene encoding snRNA-activating protein complex subunit 3 isoform X2, translated as MRRLLCIDMLKSPDGEEDPEVIPEDTTLETLRIRKKALDKREESIIIDRPCRTETFIYEMESQPVGKRPNNPEDLVEEGDLLLTLNIYCPVIFEKHKENKPYQTVLVLGSQKLTELRDSISCVSDLQIGGEFSSQPDQAPDHISKDLYKAAFFYFEGVFYNDKRHPECRDLSRTVIEWSKSHDRGYGNLQAVNMEGYTFNDLSLKIGFPYLYCHQGDCEHIVTITDIRLIHRDDCLDRTRYPLLIKKPWLYTRKCFVCKMYIARWVTNEDSFAPEDPCFFCDVCFRMLHYDAEGNKLGEFLAYPYVDPGTFN; from the exons atgagacgcttactgtg CATTGACATGTTAAAGAGCCCTGATGGAGAAGAAGATCCAGAGGTTATTCCTGAAGACACCACGCTAGAAACTCTTCG AATTAGAAAGAAGGCACTGGATAAGCGAGAGGAAAGCATAATTATAGATCGTCCTTGCAGAACAGAAACATTTATTTATGAAATG GAGTCTCAACCTGTTGGAAAGAGGCCTAACAATCCAGAAGATCTAGTTGAAGAGGGAGACCTGCTTTTAACTTTGAACATCTACTGTCCTGTCATATTTGAAAAG CATAAAGAAAACAAACCATATCAGACGGTCCTTGTGTTAGGGAGTCAAAAACTCACTGAACTAAGAGACTCCATTTCCTGTGTCAGTGACCTCCAGATTGGTGGTGAGTTCAGCAGCCAGCCTGACCAGGCTCCGGACCACATCAGCAAG GATCTGTACAAAGCTGCCTTCTTTTATTTTGAAGGAGTTTTTTACAATGATAAAAGGCATCCAGAGTGCAGAGATCTCAGCAG AACAGTAATTGAGTGGTCAAAATCTCATGACAGAGGCTATGGGAATCTTCAGGCTGTTAATATGGAAGGTTATACCTTCAATGACTTGTCCCTCAAAATTGGTTTTCCATATCTGTACTGTCACCAAGGTGATTGTGAACACATTGTTACCATCACAGACATAAG GCTTATTCATCGTGATGATTGTCTGGACAGAACTCGTTATCCTCTGCTAATCAAGAAGCCTTGGCTATATACCAGAAAATGCTTTGTGTGCAAAATGTATATAGCCAG ATGGGTGACCAATGAGGACAGTTTTGCTCCAGAGGACCCCTGCTTCTTCTGTGATGTTTGTTTCCGAATGCTCCATTATGATGCAGAAGGCAA
- the SNAPC3 gene encoding snRNA-activating protein complex subunit 3 isoform X1 — translation MAGPGPEYETPELCTRVFPVGAVGALWRERLPAADLSLAQRNVVEAEAAVAAELGCPLDTAAELRAVCSIDMLKSPDGEEDPEVIPEDTTLETLRIRKKALDKREESIIIDRPCRTETFIYEMESQPVGKRPNNPEDLVEEGDLLLTLNIYCPVIFEKHKENKPYQTVLVLGSQKLTELRDSISCVSDLQIGGEFSSQPDQAPDHISKDLYKAAFFYFEGVFYNDKRHPECRDLSRTVIEWSKSHDRGYGNLQAVNMEGYTFNDLSLKIGFPYLYCHQGDCEHIVTITDIRLIHRDDCLDRTRYPLLIKKPWLYTRKCFVCKMYIARWVTNEDSFAPEDPCFFCDVCFRMLHYDAEGNKLGEFLAYPYVDPGTFN, via the exons ATGGCAGGGCCCGGGCCGGAGTACGAGACGCCGGAGTTGTGCACGCGCGTGTTCCCTGTGGGCGCCGTGGGGGCGCTGTGGCGGGAGCGGCTGCCCGCGGCGGACCTGTCCCTGGCACAGCGGAAcgtggtggaggcagaggcggcgGTGGCCGCCGAGCTGGGCTGCCCGCTGGACACGGCGGCCGAGCTTCGCGCAGTGTGCAG CATTGACATGTTAAAGAGCCCTGATGGAGAAGAAGATCCAGAGGTTATTCCTGAAGACACCACGCTAGAAACTCTTCG AATTAGAAAGAAGGCACTGGATAAGCGAGAGGAAAGCATAATTATAGATCGTCCTTGCAGAACAGAAACATTTATTTATGAAATG GAGTCTCAACCTGTTGGAAAGAGGCCTAACAATCCAGAAGATCTAGTTGAAGAGGGAGACCTGCTTTTAACTTTGAACATCTACTGTCCTGTCATATTTGAAAAG CATAAAGAAAACAAACCATATCAGACGGTCCTTGTGTTAGGGAGTCAAAAACTCACTGAACTAAGAGACTCCATTTCCTGTGTCAGTGACCTCCAGATTGGTGGTGAGTTCAGCAGCCAGCCTGACCAGGCTCCGGACCACATCAGCAAG GATCTGTACAAAGCTGCCTTCTTTTATTTTGAAGGAGTTTTTTACAATGATAAAAGGCATCCAGAGTGCAGAGATCTCAGCAG AACAGTAATTGAGTGGTCAAAATCTCATGACAGAGGCTATGGGAATCTTCAGGCTGTTAATATGGAAGGTTATACCTTCAATGACTTGTCCCTCAAAATTGGTTTTCCATATCTGTACTGTCACCAAGGTGATTGTGAACACATTGTTACCATCACAGACATAAG GCTTATTCATCGTGATGATTGTCTGGACAGAACTCGTTATCCTCTGCTAATCAAGAAGCCTTGGCTATATACCAGAAAATGCTTTGTGTGCAAAATGTATATAGCCAG ATGGGTGACCAATGAGGACAGTTTTGCTCCAGAGGACCCCTGCTTCTTCTGTGATGTTTGTTTCCGAATGCTCCATTATGATGCAGAAGGCAA